From Acidicapsa acidisoli, the proteins below share one genomic window:
- a CDS encoding lactonase family protein, producing MTLQNMQHHAGSRSGFSRRELLKSGTALAAGYAALGPIHALSQGKSNRKRLAYAGTYNSPVDGGAGNGKGIYLFEMDSISGELTLVKLAAEARNPSWLALDPSGRRMYSVNEIADYEGRGGSVSAYAVDSATGDLRLLNRVSSEGAGPAHLSVDASGKYVFVANYNGGSVVVVPILASGELGPAVYVEQDKGFVGSTRALNAPPGSFAISGHDKPHAHMIQSDPGNRFVLHTDLGQDRIYVHSLDPATGRLNAVGNPPFISLPSGDGPRHFVFHRNGKWLYSLQEEASNVVFFDFDPATGSLVPQQTISTLPAHFSGTSFTSEILLSPDGRFLYAANRLHDTIAVFSLNPNGRLTYVGEASTEGDYPRHLSIDPSGTFLYACNQRSDDITCFRIDRKTGMPIFTGQYTAIGSPTCIVFAG from the coding sequence ATGACGCTTCAGAACATGCAACACCACGCTGGCTCGCGAAGCGGATTCTCTCGTCGCGAATTGCTGAAATCCGGAACGGCTTTGGCTGCAGGCTACGCAGCACTCGGACCAATCCATGCACTTTCCCAAGGTAAAAGCAATCGAAAGCGGCTCGCCTACGCCGGAACGTATAACAGCCCGGTCGATGGCGGAGCGGGCAATGGCAAGGGTATTTACCTCTTCGAAATGGATTCGATCAGCGGTGAATTGACCCTGGTCAAACTGGCCGCGGAAGCGCGTAATCCTTCCTGGCTTGCTCTTGATCCGTCAGGACGGCGCATGTATTCGGTCAATGAAATTGCGGATTACGAAGGCCGAGGCGGATCAGTAAGTGCCTATGCAGTCGACTCCGCAACCGGTGATCTTCGACTCCTGAACCGCGTAAGTTCGGAGGGAGCGGGGCCTGCTCATCTGAGTGTCGATGCGTCCGGAAAGTACGTTTTTGTCGCGAATTACAATGGCGGAAGCGTGGTCGTTGTGCCAATATTGGCATCCGGAGAACTTGGGCCAGCGGTCTATGTCGAACAAGACAAAGGCTTCGTAGGAAGCACACGAGCATTGAACGCGCCTCCGGGCAGCTTTGCGATCAGCGGTCACGATAAACCCCATGCCCACATGATCCAATCCGACCCTGGCAACCGCTTTGTGTTGCATACCGATCTCGGACAGGACCGCATCTACGTCCATAGCCTCGATCCTGCCACCGGTAGATTGAATGCAGTTGGAAATCCGCCGTTCATTTCACTTCCAAGTGGAGATGGTCCTCGCCATTTTGTATTTCATCGGAACGGCAAATGGCTCTACTCTCTTCAGGAAGAAGCTTCCAATGTGGTGTTTTTCGATTTTGATCCCGCGACGGGATCTCTTGTGCCCCAACAGACGATTTCGACTCTGCCGGCACATTTTAGTGGAACTAGTTTTACCTCAGAGATCCTGCTTTCGCCTGACGGACGCTTTTTATATGCAGCGAATCGGCTTCACGATACGATTGCTGTTTTCTCGTTGAATCCGAACGGCAGGCTGACTTATGTGGGGGAGGCTTCGACGGAGGGCGATTATCCACGGCATCTGAGTATTGATCCGAGCGGGACGTTTCTCTATGCGTGTAACCAGCGCAGCGATGACATCACTTGCTTTCGTATCGACCGCAAGACGGGTATGCCGATCTTTACCGGACAGTACACAGCCATTGGTAGCCCGACCTGCATAGTATTTGCAGGCTAG
- a CDS encoding HAD family hydrolase: MYSQSEPLIPESLIFDFDGVLADTEPLHWMAWRELLLPHEIELSWEEYCRIGRGVTDGHMLTRLPQVVSNPTLHSTLRDQLRHRRDMIPSLCAQGSLIGEPTVKLLESLSPFRLGLVTSSSRSAVEPVLHAAGVVKHFQATVYGDEVSQHKPHPEPYLRIREKLGVSAGLVFEDSDAGMESATAAGFKVIRVLAPANLPETVQKALGRS, encoded by the coding sequence ATGTATTCGCAATCTGAGCCTTTAATCCCGGAGTCCCTGATTTTTGACTTTGATGGTGTCCTGGCGGATACCGAGCCGCTGCATTGGATGGCCTGGCGGGAACTGCTTCTCCCACACGAAATCGAACTCAGTTGGGAAGAATACTGCCGGATCGGACGCGGCGTAACCGACGGGCATATGCTGACGAGGCTTCCGCAGGTAGTATCCAACCCAACACTGCATTCAACACTGCGGGATCAACTGCGACACCGCAGAGATATGATCCCGAGCTTGTGTGCACAGGGGTCTCTTATTGGTGAGCCTACGGTCAAGCTGCTGGAATCCCTCTCGCCCTTTCGGTTGGGACTAGTTACGAGTTCGAGTCGATCCGCTGTGGAACCCGTGCTGCATGCTGCAGGCGTGGTGAAACACTTTCAGGCCACGGTGTATGGCGATGAAGTAAGCCAACACAAACCCCATCCTGAGCCGTACCTTCGCATTCGGGAGAAGCTTGGAGTATCAGCCGGGCTTGTTTTTGAAGACTCCGATGCCGGAATGGAAAGCGCGACGGCCGCAGGATTCAAGGTGATTCGTGTGCTTGCCCCAGCGAATCTGCCAGAAACCGTTCAAAAAGCTCTGGGTAGGAGCTGA
- a CDS encoding lactate racemase domain-containing protein, whose product MSLYCAIGGVETDLSSHQLNDLLTQSLTQLGARKSVLVVPPDQSRAHSHAGELTSYAWKYYGDRLKAVLPALGTHTAMRPAQIADMFPEVPEDLFRVHNWRTDVETLGEVPAEFIHQQSEGKLNFPWPAQVNRLISRGDFDLILSIGQVVPHEVTGMANYNKNLLVGAGGRESINRSHYLGAVYGMERIMGRSANPVRNVLNRASDEFLSHLPIIYVLTVIGRRAEGGFAVRGLFIGDDIECYQRAAELSLQVNFESLDAPIQKAVVYLNPREFHSTWIGNKAVYRTRMALADNAELIILAPGVKEFGEDKGIDGLIRKYGYRGTEATLEAVAANADLASDLSAAAHLIHGCSEGRFRITWCPGQLSKEEIESVGFGYGDLNTMLKRYDPQKLHQGYNQVDGEDIFFIADPGLGLWAYRGRL is encoded by the coding sequence ATGAGCCTCTACTGCGCCATTGGCGGTGTTGAAACCGATTTATCTTCGCATCAATTGAATGATCTGCTCACGCAGAGCCTTACGCAACTGGGAGCGCGAAAGTCTGTCCTTGTCGTGCCCCCGGATCAAAGCCGCGCGCACTCCCACGCGGGCGAACTGACAAGCTATGCCTGGAAATACTATGGCGACCGGCTTAAGGCAGTTCTTCCCGCGCTCGGCACGCATACGGCCATGCGACCGGCACAGATCGCAGATATGTTTCCAGAGGTGCCGGAAGATCTCTTTCGCGTTCACAATTGGCGAACCGATGTCGAGACGCTCGGCGAGGTGCCGGCGGAGTTCATCCATCAGCAATCGGAGGGGAAGCTGAACTTTCCGTGGCCGGCGCAGGTCAACCGGCTTATCTCGCGAGGGGATTTCGACCTCATCCTCTCCATCGGCCAAGTCGTACCGCATGAGGTCACCGGCATGGCGAATTACAACAAGAACCTGCTTGTTGGCGCAGGCGGCCGCGAGAGCATCAACCGAAGCCACTATCTGGGCGCGGTTTATGGCATGGAGCGAATCATGGGCCGGTCCGCAAATCCGGTCCGCAACGTCCTCAATCGTGCATCCGACGAGTTCCTGAGCCATTTGCCGATCATTTACGTCCTGACCGTCATTGGACGCAGGGCGGAAGGTGGATTTGCAGTGCGCGGCCTGTTCATCGGCGATGACATCGAGTGTTATCAGCGAGCTGCCGAGCTAAGTCTTCAAGTGAACTTCGAATCACTGGATGCGCCTATCCAAAAGGCTGTTGTATATCTCAATCCACGTGAGTTTCATAGCACCTGGATTGGAAATAAAGCTGTATACCGTACACGTATGGCTCTGGCAGACAACGCTGAATTAATCATCCTCGCGCCGGGAGTGAAAGAGTTTGGCGAAGACAAGGGGATTGACGGATTGATTCGCAAGTACGGCTATCGCGGGACCGAGGCGACGCTCGAAGCGGTGGCCGCCAATGCCGATCTCGCCAGCGACCTGAGCGCAGCCGCGCACCTCATTCACGGCTGTTCCGAAGGACGGTTCAGAATTACCTGGTGCCCAGGGCAACTGAGTAAAGAAGAGATCGAGAGTGTTGGTTTTGGATATGGCGATCTCAATACAATGCTCAAGCGTTACGACCCGCAGAAGCTCCATCAAGGCTATAACCAGGTCGACGGCGAAGATATCTTTTTCATTGCAGATCCAGGCTTGGGCCTGTGGGCGTATCGTGGCAGGCTTTGA